One part of the Eulemur rufifrons isolate Redbay chromosome 16, OSU_ERuf_1, whole genome shotgun sequence genome encodes these proteins:
- the RPS19BP1 gene encoding active regulator of SIRT1, which translates to MSAALLRRGLELLAESEAPRAAPGQAKPSRAPVKRTQKAKATRAQKLRNSAKGKVPKSALAEYQKRECRDHLRENLKFMTSGRNTVAESVTRQILRQNRGRKACDRPVAKTKKKKKAEGTVFTEEDFQKFQQEYFGS; encoded by the exons ATGTCTGCGGCCTTGCTGCGGCGGGGCCTGGAGCTGCTAGCGGAGTCCGAGG CCCCCCGGGCCGCGCCAGGCCAGGCCAAGCCGAGCAGGGCTCCGGTGAAGCGGACCCAGAAGGCGAAGGCGACACGGGCCCAGAAACTGCGCAACTCGGCCAAGGGAAAAGTGCCCAAGTCGGCTCTAG CTGAGTACCAGAAGCGAGAGTGTCGAGACCACCTCAGAGAAAACCTGAAGTTTATGACCAGTGGGAGAAATACAGTGGCTGAGTCCGTGACAAGGCAG ATTCTGCGCCAGAACCGGGGTCGCAAGGCCTGTGACCGGCCTGTGGCCAAGactaagaagaagaagaaggccGAGGGCACCGTGTTCACCGAGGAAGACTTCCAGAAGTTCCAGCAGGAATACTTCGGCAGCTAG